The following are encoded in a window of Nilaparvata lugens isolate BPH chromosome 13, ASM1435652v1, whole genome shotgun sequence genomic DNA:
- the LOC120354046 gene encoding 60S acidic ribosomal protein P2-like — MKRNSSVNDGSNTVLPKTFQYFSIIYSFNDTQNTIHQNDWGRTNRNSPNLFLPVLGGKENPSSSDIEKILSSVGIEADSEKLNFVVGQLKGKSVDELIKQGKEKSASIPAGGGAAVTVAAGGAPAVAAAAPEKKEKERAEKEESDQSDNDMGFGLFETEHKIFTTISYSHTLVQNVSY, encoded by the coding sequence atgaaacgaAACAGTTCGGTAAATGATGGTTCAAATACAGTATTACCCAAAACCTTTCAATActtctcaattatttattcatttaatgatacacaaaacacgattcatcaaaatgattggggaaggaccaacaggaaCAGCCCAAATTTGTTCCTTCCTGTCCTGGGAGGCAAGGAGAACCCCTCCTCATCCGACATTGAGAAGATCCTCAGCTCCGTCGGAATCGAAGCCGACAGCGAGAAGCTGAACTTTGTCGTCGGGCAGCTCAAGGGGAAGTCGGTCGATGAACTCATTAAACAAGGCAAGGAAAAGTCGGCATCGATTCCGGCCGGCGGCGGTGCAGCTGTAACTGTGGCTGCAGGTGGTGCCCCAGCTGTGGCGGCCGCAGCTcctgagaagaaggagaaggagagggccGAGAAGGAGGAGTCTGACCAATCAGATAACGACATGGGCTTCGGTCTCTTTGAGACTGAGCATAAAATATTTACCACTATTTCCTACTCTCATACTCTAGTTCAAAACGTTAGCTATTAG